One genomic region from Apodemus sylvaticus chromosome 1, mApoSyl1.1, whole genome shotgun sequence encodes:
- the Synm gene encoding synemin isoform X3: MLSWRLQTGSEKAELQELNARLYDYVCRVRELERENLLLEEELRSRLSQEDRWAEDQALYAEEARSLRQQLDELSWSTALAEGERDALRRELLELQREGVEAGAARSRLDAELGAQRRELEEALGARAALEALLGRLETERRDLDAAHERQVRDLRSRAASLTMHFRARAPGPAAPPPRLRDVHDSYALLVAESWRESVQLYEDEVRELEQALRRGQESRLQAEDEARLCAQEADALRNQALELEQLRARLEDELLRMREEYGMQAEERQRMIDSLEDEKEALTLAMADRLRDYQELLQVKTGLSLEVATYRALLEGESNPEILIWTENIENMPQDGSERQESDPQLDPRHRVGSGSSPWLSPWWLEDFSQ; the protein is encoded by the exons ATGCTGTCCTGGCGGCTGCAGACGGGCTCCGAAAAGGCTGAACTCCAGGAGCTCAATGCCCGGCTTTATGACTACGTGTGCCGGGTGCGAGAGCTGGAGCGCGAGAACCtgctgctggaggaggagctgcgCAGCCGGCTGAGCCAGGAGGACCGCTGGGCCGAGGATCAGGCGCTCTACGCCGAGGAGGCACGCAGCCTGCGACAGCAGCTGGACGAACTGAGCTGGTCCACCGCGCTGGCCGAGGGCGAGCGCGACGCGCTGCGGAgggagctgctggagctgcagCGGGAGGGTGTGGAAGCCGGCGCTGCCCGCAGCCGCCTGGATGCCGAGCTGGGAGCACAGCGACGGGAGCTAGAGGAGGCGCTGGGCGCGCGCGCCGCCCTCGAGGCGCTACTGGGCCGGCTGGAGACTGAGCGCCGCGACCTGGACGCTGCCCACGAGCGCCAAGTGCGGGATCTGCGCTCCCGCGCCGCCAGCCTCACCATGCACTTCCGAGCCCGAGCCCCCGGCCCTGCCGCGCCCCCGCCGCGCCTGCGGGACGTGCACGACAGCTACGCCCTGCTGGTGGCCGAGTCGTGGAGGGAAAGCGTGCAGCTGTACGAGGACGAGGTGCGCGAGCTGGAGCAGGCGCTGCGCCGCGGCCAGGAGAGCCGGCTCCAGGCAGAGGACGAGGCGCGGCTGTgcgctcaggaggcagacgcGCTGCGGAACCAGGCGCTGGAGTTGGAGCAGCTGCGCGCGAGACTGGAGGATGAGCTGCTGCGGATGCGCGAGGAGTACGGGATGCAGGCGGAGGAGCGGCAG AGAATGATTGACAGCCTGGAGGACGAGAAGGAAGCCCTTACCTTGGCCATGGCTGACCGGCTGCGGGATTACCAGGAGCTCCTGCAGGTGAAGACCGGCCTGAGCTTGGAGGTAGCCACGTACAG GGCCTTGTTGGAAGGAGAAAGCAATCCGGAGATATTGATCTGGACTGAGAACATTGAAAACATGCCACAAG